Proteins from a single region of Drosophila biarmipes strain raj3 chromosome 3R, RU_DBia_V1.1, whole genome shotgun sequence:
- the LOC108027057 gene encoding uncharacterized protein LOC108027057: MMLLKDCGTHLLLVLVLTIRGSFCVPVLDAAPAAATPNTVDEADNLVEGSGETVTAPQAAAPSTNNETIPASADNSEAAVPDNVASGSSIDPTTVYSITPEAFQQYVSQYGAAFAPYSYPAPVGAAAPGIYPYPGPIVVQTGYEGFLMPTNGVGQSDSTTVAAPAPQPASSNPLLALVSSLMPTVLMSTLLRIAAVVLSAVGIILFGGAITSALCRVTPICDIPARAVNILRTGGAQDVGRMLAEEMTPERVRRATEFVRNAIRKYQQLQKLAEASEAMTELTSGY, translated from the exons ATGATGCTACTGAAAGACTGCGGAACCCACTTGCTGTTGGTCCTGGTGCTCACGATACGGGGATCCTTCTGCGTGCCAGTTCTGGATGCAGCTCCTGCGGCGGCCACGCCTAACACCGTCGATGAGGCGGATAACCTGGTCGAGGGCAGTGGAGAGACTGTCACTGCCCCCCAGGCTGCAGCCCCCTCAACAAACAACGAAACTATCCCCGCATCCGCAGACAACTCGGAGGCAGCAGTG CCTGACAACGTGGCCAGCGGGAGCAGCATTGATCCCACCACCGTGTACTCGATCACTCCCGAGGCCTTCCAGCAGTACGTGAGTCAGTATGGAGCAGCCTTTGCTCCCTACTCATATCCGGCTCCCGTTGGGGCAGCAGCACCCGGCATTTATCCATACCCTGGACCCATTGTGGTGCAGACGGGCTACGAGGGCTTCCTGATGCCCACCAATGGCGTTGGGCAGTCGGACAGCACCACTGTGGCGGCACCTGCTCCTCAGCCGGCCTCTTCGAATCCCCTGCTGGCCCTCGTCTCCAGTCTGATGCCCACGGTCCTGATGTCCACGCTCCTCCGCATCGCCGCCGTGGTTCTGTCCGCCGTAGGGATCATCCTCTTTGGCGGCGCCATTACCAGTGCCCTGTGCAGGGTCACCCCGATCTGCGATATCCCCGCCAGGGCTGTGAACATCCTGCGCACGGGAGGAGCCCAGGATGTGGGTCGCATGCTGGCTGAGGAGATGACCCCGGAGCGGGTGCGTAGGGCCACGGAATTCGTGCGCAACGCCATCCGGAAGTACCAACAACTGCAGAAGTTGGCCGAGGCCTCGGAGGCGATGACCGAGTTGACCAGTGGGTATTAG
- the LOC108027028 gene encoding glutathione S-transferase 1-1 has product MDFYYHPCSAPCRSVIMTAKALGLDLNMKLLKVMDGEQLKPEFVKLNPQHTIPTLVDNGFSIWESRAILIYLVEKYGQDDSLYPSDPEKKAVVNQRLYFDMGTLFQSFIQAIYPQIRTKQPVDPEAMQKVDNAFGLLDTFLEDQDYVAGDCLTIADIALLASVSTFEVVDFDIGQYPNVARWYENAKEVTPGWEDNWEGVQMIKKFVQDQNQND; this is encoded by the coding sequence ATGGACTTTTACTACCATCCTTGCTCGGCTCCTTGCCGCTCCGTCATAATGACAGCAAAGGCGCTTGGACTTGACCTCAATATGAAGCTATTGAAGGTCATGGACGGGGAGCAACTAAAGCCGGAGTTCGTGAAGCTCAATCCCCAGCACACCATTCCAACGCTGGTGGACAACGGATTCTCCATCTGGGAATCACGGgccattttaatttacttgGTGGAGAAGTACGGTCAGGACGACTCACTGTACCCGAGTGATCCCGAGAAGAAGGCTGTGGTCAATCAGCGGCTCTACTTCGACATGGGCACCCTCTTCCAGAGCTTCATCCAGGCCATCTATCCTCAGATTCGGACCAAACAGCCTGTCGATCCCGAGGCCATGCAGAAAGTGGACAACGCCTTTGGGCTCCTGGACACCTTCCTAGAGGACCAGGATTATGTGGCCGGCGACTGCCTCACCATCGCTGACATTGCCCTTTTGGCCTCGGTCTCGACCTTCGAGGTGGTCGACTTCGATATTGGCCAATATCCGAATGTGGCCAGGTGGTACGAGAATGCCAAGGAAGTCACCCCCGGATGGGAGGACAACTGGGAGGGTGTCCAGATGATCAAGAAGTTCGTCCAGGATCAGAACCAGAACGATTGA